Proteins encoded by one window of Cylindrospermum stagnale PCC 7417:
- a CDS encoding acyltransferase family protein, which produces MRLTSLDVFRGMTIAAMILVNMAGVADEIYPLLDHAKWNGCTPTDLVFPFFLFIVGVAMTFSLSKYTAANKPTKAVYLRILRRAAILFALGLLLNGFWNKGVWTFDLSNIRFMGVLQRISLTYLLASLAVLQLPRKGQWILAVVLLVGYWLTMMYVPVPDYGAGVLTREGNFGAFIDRLIIPKAHLYKGDGFNLLGDPEGLFSTIPAVVNVLAGYFAGEWIRSQPVKSRTSLGLVLVGVACLVIGWGWGWIFPINKKIWTSSYVVFTSGWALLLLAACYELIEVRLIKRWSKPFEIMGLNAIALFVASVMLIKILAKTTIGSGENAPSTYNWIDQTFFISWAGALNGTLLFAIATVLLWFGVAVLMYRKNWFFKV; this is translated from the coding sequence ATGCGCCTGACTTCACTTGATGTTTTTCGCGGTATGACGATCGCGGCGATGATTCTCGTCAACATGGCGGGAGTCGCAGATGAGATATATCCCCTCTTGGATCATGCCAAGTGGAACGGTTGCACACCAACTGACTTGGTGTTTCCCTTCTTTCTGTTCATTGTCGGTGTGGCAATGACTTTCTCTCTGTCAAAATACACCGCAGCCAACAAACCCACTAAAGCGGTTTACCTCCGCATCTTGCGCCGCGCTGCCATTCTCTTTGCTTTGGGGTTGCTGCTAAATGGCTTTTGGAATAAGGGTGTTTGGACTTTTGACTTAAGTAATATCCGCTTTATGGGTGTATTGCAACGCATCAGCTTAACTTACCTGCTGGCATCTTTGGCAGTTTTGCAGCTACCGCGTAAAGGACAATGGATACTGGCGGTTGTTTTACTCGTCGGCTATTGGCTAACGATGATGTATGTACCAGTGCCAGATTATGGTGCAGGAGTGTTAACGCGGGAGGGGAATTTTGGCGCGTTTATTGACCGTTTGATTATACCCAAAGCACATCTATATAAAGGCGATGGTTTCAACCTTTTGGGAGATCCAGAGGGACTTTTCAGCACAATTCCGGCTGTGGTAAATGTTCTCGCTGGCTACTTTGCTGGGGAATGGATACGCAGCCAACCTGTAAAATCACGCACAAGTTTGGGTTTAGTGTTGGTTGGTGTGGCTTGTTTGGTGATTGGTTGGGGGTGGGGGTGGATATTCCCGATTAATAAAAAAATCTGGACGAGTTCCTATGTTGTGTTTACATCAGGTTGGGCGTTATTATTACTAGCTGCTTGTTATGAACTGATCGAAGTGCGACTGATTAAGCGCTGGAGTAAACCTTTTGAAATCATGGGTTTAAATGCGATCGCACTTTTTGTGGCTTCGGTGATGCTAATCAAAATTTTAGCCAAAACCACCATCGGCAGTGGGGAGAATGCACCCAGCACTTATAATTGGATTGACCAGACATTCTTTATCTCTTGGGCGGGGGCGCTGAATGGTACTCTGTTATTTGCGATCGCCACTGTTTTATTATGGTTTGGTGTTGCCGTCTTGATGTATCGCAAAAACTGGTTTTTTAAAGTTTAA
- a CDS encoding Mo-dependent nitrogenase C-terminal domain-containing protein: MTSAIESPYSSEQISAWLRGLLTIAWADGNFDAQEQQLIASITQDELAPGISWGSLEVITPEDLAAVLGKGTPAAENFLRTAVMVAIADGTYSPSEDQLLQQFCSTLELQEDVLAALRLTLEGKVPSQTLAPHLPLPDPLSPMRDWLDGLDIQDPRVARFLCKMIPSQCPFARDITLFGRKIVHIPPLCKINPLYEQMVGLRFRALSYLADECGEDISPYI; this comes from the coding sequence ATGACAAGTGCTATTGAATCTCCCTACAGTAGCGAACAAATTTCTGCTTGGTTGCGTGGACTGCTGACTATTGCTTGGGCAGATGGTAACTTTGATGCCCAAGAACAGCAGTTAATTGCCAGTATCACCCAGGATGAATTAGCTCCTGGGATTAGCTGGGGTTCACTAGAAGTAATTACACCAGAGGATTTAGCTGCGGTTTTGGGTAAAGGTACGCCAGCAGCGGAAAATTTCTTACGCACAGCAGTGATGGTAGCGATCGCCGATGGCACTTATTCTCCCAGCGAAGACCAGCTTCTGCAACAGTTTTGCAGCACCTTAGAACTGCAAGAAGACGTATTAGCAGCCTTACGCCTCACCCTCGAAGGAAAAGTCCCATCACAAACTCTTGCGCCCCATCTACCCCTACCAGATCCTCTCAGCCCGATGCGGGACTGGCTAGATGGGTTAGATATCCAAGACCCCAGAGTAGCGCGTTTTTTATGTAAAATGATTCCTTCTCAATGTCCCTTTGCGCGGGATATTACGCTGTTTGGACGCAAAATTGTACATATTCCCCCGTTGTGCAAAATCAACCCACTGTATGAGCAAATGGTGGGTTTACGTTTCCGCGCCCTTTCCTATTTGGCAGATGAATGTGGTGAGGATATTTCACCATATATTTAG
- a CDS encoding peptidoglycan D,D-transpeptidase FtsI family protein, with protein sequence MQKSPSRRKFGNSRNLEFTRQRKFSRPSVIGNVVSKAQDQATNIKSRLLIVWGLLIAAGLGLAFNLYQLQIVRGAKLTEKARNQQMVNVRPFMPRRPVVDRNNNMLAVDRPVFTLYAHPKLFDKSNEEMAGQLAPMLGKDAAELLKIFQSKKSGIILNPAVSEDIGDRLISLRLNGLELIQKYSRFYPQADLVSDVVGYVNLDRRGQAGVEYSQEKLLERSGQTVRLSRAGNGALMPDHAPEGFLHFDDLQLQMTIDSRLQRAARSALKQQIEKFGAKRGGVIVMDAVDGSILALVSQPTYNPNEYSKADISLFKNWTVADLYEPGSTFKPLNVAIALENEIIKPDDVFNDPGTIAVADRIIKNAEKHSYRQINIAQILQQSSNVGMVQIIQRLKPSVYYNWLERLGLGQKVDTDLPFEVTGQIKSQEEFISSPIEPATTSFGQGFSLTPLQLVQMHGALANGGKLVTPHVVRGLIDNKGQMHYLPTLPAPRQIFTSSTTQKVVEMMETVVTEGSGKASKIPGYRIAGKTGTAQKASPNGGYIVGARITSFVAILPVESPRYVVLALVDEPKGENAYGSTVAAPIVKAVMEALISIEQIPPSQEIKPVPNSPSP encoded by the coding sequence ATGCAGAAGTCACCAAGCAGAAGAAAATTCGGAAATTCTCGGAATTTAGAATTCACTAGGCAGCGAAAGTTTTCCCGGCCATCAGTGATCGGGAACGTTGTCTCTAAGGCTCAAGATCAAGCAACCAATATTAAGTCCCGACTGTTAATAGTATGGGGTTTATTAATTGCTGCTGGGCTAGGGTTGGCTTTCAACTTGTATCAGTTACAAATTGTTCGGGGTGCAAAGCTCACAGAGAAGGCGCGAAACCAGCAAATGGTTAACGTGCGTCCTTTTATGCCCCGACGCCCAGTGGTGGATCGCAATAATAATATGTTGGCGGTTGACCGTCCAGTCTTTACTTTGTATGCCCATCCCAAGCTGTTTGATAAATCTAATGAAGAGATGGCAGGGCAACTTGCTCCCATGCTGGGTAAAGATGCGGCTGAGTTGCTGAAAATATTTCAAAGTAAAAAAAGCGGGATTATACTGAACCCTGCTGTGTCAGAGGACATTGGCGATCGCCTAATTTCGTTACGCTTGAATGGCTTGGAGTTAATCCAAAAATACTCCCGATTTTACCCACAGGCAGATTTGGTTTCTGATGTGGTGGGCTATGTTAATCTTGACCGTCGCGGTCAGGCTGGTGTGGAATACAGTCAGGAGAAGTTGCTAGAACGCTCTGGACAAACTGTTCGTCTCAGTCGGGCAGGTAACGGGGCCTTGATGCCAGATCATGCTCCAGAAGGGTTTTTGCATTTTGATGACTTGCAATTGCAAATGACTATTGATAGCCGCTTGCAACGGGCGGCTCGTTCTGCTCTCAAACAACAGATCGAAAAGTTTGGGGCAAAACGCGGGGGAGTAATTGTGATGGATGCGGTAGATGGTTCCATACTCGCCTTGGTTTCTCAGCCTACCTATAACCCGAATGAATACTCCAAAGCTGATATTTCACTGTTTAAAAACTGGACTGTGGCTGATCTTTATGAACCGGGGTCAACCTTCAAGCCGTTGAATGTGGCGATCGCATTAGAAAATGAGATCATCAAACCAGATGATGTGTTTAATGACCCAGGTACTATCGCAGTGGCTGACCGCATCATCAAAAATGCTGAAAAACACAGTTATCGGCAAATCAACATTGCTCAGATTCTCCAACAATCTAGCAACGTTGGTATGGTGCAAATCATCCAACGATTGAAGCCTTCAGTCTATTACAACTGGCTGGAACGTTTGGGGCTTGGGCAAAAAGTTGATACCGATTTGCCTTTTGAAGTTACGGGTCAGATCAAAAGTCAAGAAGAATTTATTTCTTCACCAATTGAACCCGCAACTACTTCCTTTGGTCAAGGCTTTTCCCTAACGCCGTTACAACTGGTACAAATGCACGGAGCTTTAGCCAATGGAGGTAAGTTAGTCACGCCTCATGTCGTGCGGGGGCTGATTGATAACAAAGGGCAGATGCATTATTTACCCACCCTGCCAGCACCACGCCAAATTTTTACATCCTCAACAACCCAAAAGGTAGTAGAAATGATGGAAACTGTGGTGACAGAAGGCAGTGGTAAAGCTTCAAAAATTCCGGGTTATCGCATCGCAGGCAAAACTGGCACAGCCCAAAAAGCTAGTCCCAACGGCGGCTATATCGTCGGTGCTAGAATCACTAGCTTTGTGGCTATTTTGCCGGTGGAATCGCCCCGCTATGTAGTTTTAGCCTTGGTGGATGAACCTAAAGGAGAAAATGCCTATGGTTCTACTGTGGCAGCACCGATTGTTAAGGCTGTGATGGAAGCACTGATTTCCATTGAACAGATTCCGCCCAGTCAGGAGATCAAGCCAGTGCCTAATAGTCCGTCGCCGTAG
- a CDS encoding four helix bundle protein, whose translation MSSRRFQELRVYQLSERLADDIWKIVSGWESWPRDTLGKQIIRSADSIGANIAEGVGRGSYQDNRRFVKIARGSLYETQHWLRRAYSRNLLTDEQIRALKLLINDLAPQLNAYLKSIGNVPDD comes from the coding sequence ATGTCAAGTAGGAGGTTTCAAGAATTACGGGTGTATCAATTGTCAGAACGTCTAGCTGACGACATCTGGAAAATCGTTAGTGGATGGGAGTCATGGCCGCGAGATACACTAGGTAAACAGATTATCCGTTCAGCAGATAGTATTGGTGCCAATATAGCAGAAGGGGTAGGCAGAGGGAGTTATCAAGACAATCGGCGATTTGTCAAAATAGCAAGAGGATCTTTATATGAAACTCAACATTGGCTCAGACGAGCCTACAGCCGTAATCTACTAACAGATGAACAGATAAGGGCACTCAAGCTACTCATCAATGACTTAGCACCTCAATTGAACGCATACCTAAAATCAATTGGTAACGTTCCAGATGACTAA
- a CDS encoding type I restriction enzyme HsdR N-terminal domain-containing protein, whose amino-acid sequence MNLAAIFKDSNYKLSQFTPQEIDTLEKSILIKQTKSGDVAYIQCLVRGKEIKLTPEEAVRQLYLQVLTQRYDYPISRIAVEYVVTFGREKKKADIAIFDKDRPNVPYIIVELKKPKLKDGKDQLRSYCNATGSPIGVWTNGDAISYYQRKV is encoded by the coding sequence ATGAATCTCGCCGCAATTTTCAAAGACTCTAATTACAAACTATCTCAATTCACACCCCAAGAAATTGACACTTTGGAGAAATCCATTTTGATCAAGCAAACCAAAAGTGGCGATGTAGCTTATATTCAATGCTTGGTGCGTGGTAAAGAAATTAAATTAACTCCTGAAGAAGCAGTACGACAGCTTTATTTGCAAGTTTTAACTCAACGCTATGATTACCCAATTAGCCGTATTGCAGTTGAGTATGTTGTCACCTTTGGACGGGAAAAGAAAAAAGCTGATATTGCCATTTTTGACAAAGATAGACCGAATGTTCCCTACATTATTGTCGAACTGAAAAAGCCCAAGTTAAAAGATGGGAAAGACCAACTACGCTCTTATTGTAACGCCACAGGCTCACCGATTGGCGTTTGGACAAATGGCGACGCAATTTCTTACTATCAGCGCAAAGTTTAA
- the obgE gene encoding GTPase ObgE has protein sequence MQFIDQVVIEVEAGKGGDGIVAFRREKYVPAGGPSGGNGGRGGSVIFVARENLQTLLDFRYKHLFKAEDGDRGGPNNCTGAGGKDLVVEVPCGTAIYDAGTGAMLGDLITPGQVFRVAEGGKGGLGNQHFLSNRNRAPEFSLPGLPGEMKVLRMELKLLAEVGIIGLPNAGKSTLISSLSSARPKIADYPFTTLVPNLGVVRKPTGDGTVFADIPGLIEGASLGVGLGHDFLRHIERTRVLLHLIDATSEDVIGDYNTIQQELQAYGRGLAKRSQIVALNKIDAVDRDTVDLEALATQLNQISHSPVFIISAVTRTGLDPMLQEIWRNLDQMNTAEEALEAVV, from the coding sequence ATGCAATTTATTGACCAAGTAGTAATTGAAGTTGAAGCTGGTAAAGGTGGCGATGGTATTGTTGCTTTCCGTCGGGAAAAGTATGTACCGGCTGGTGGCCCCTCTGGCGGTAATGGCGGCCGTGGTGGTTCAGTAATTTTCGTGGCGAGGGAAAACCTGCAAACCTTGCTGGACTTTAGATACAAGCATCTTTTTAAGGCGGAAGATGGCGATCGCGGTGGGCCAAATAATTGCACCGGCGCCGGCGGAAAGGATCTAGTTGTGGAAGTCCCTTGTGGTACTGCTATTTATGATGCAGGGACAGGGGCAATGCTGGGCGATTTAATTACACCTGGACAAGTTTTTCGGGTGGCTGAAGGCGGTAAAGGTGGATTGGGAAATCAGCATTTTTTGAGTAACCGCAACCGCGCCCCAGAATTTTCTCTCCCTGGACTTCCTGGGGAAATGAAGGTACTACGCATGGAGTTGAAACTGTTGGCGGAGGTGGGAATTATTGGTTTACCAAATGCTGGTAAATCTACTCTAATTTCTTCTTTGTCATCTGCACGCCCAAAAATCGCCGATTATCCTTTCACTACCCTCGTGCCAAATTTGGGTGTAGTGCGGAAACCAACGGGCGATGGTACAGTTTTTGCGGATATTCCGGGACTGATTGAAGGGGCTTCTCTTGGGGTGGGACTGGGACATGATTTCTTGCGCCACATCGAACGCACAAGGGTGCTGTTGCACTTGATTGATGCGACTAGCGAGGATGTGATTGGTGATTACAACACGATTCAGCAAGAGTTACAAGCTTATGGACGGGGTTTAGCCAAGCGATCGCAAATTGTCGCCCTAAACAAAATTGATGCGGTTGATCGCGATACAGTCGATTTAGAAGCATTAGCTACTCAACTAAATCAAATCTCCCACTCCCCAGTTTTCATAATTTCCGCAGTTACTCGCACAGGTTTAGACCCAATGTTGCAAGAAATTTGGCGGAATCTTGACCAAATGAATACTGCTGAAGAAGCATTGGAGGCTGTTGTGTAA
- a CDS encoding N-6 DNA methylase, with the protein MATQFLTISAKFNNSSDKDIRDYIAERCRILAVVGLHGNTFKPHTGTKTSVLFVQKWNDDQKTGALCPRVKDYNIFFATMRKSGKDNSGEKICRRVLLSSEEGLSEQEKDKAFLQDNHGHLVVDHDLFNHEGVTEDGILQHCTG; encoded by the coding sequence ATGGCGACGCAATTTCTTACTATCAGCGCAAAGTTTAATAATTCATCAGATAAAGATATTCGCGATTATATAGCAGAAAGATGCCGAATTTTGGCGGTTGTGGGGTTACATGGAAATACTTTTAAACCCCATACAGGAACTAAAACTTCAGTTTTGTTTGTGCAGAAGTGGAATGATGACCAGAAAACGGGGGCGTTGTGTCCACGGGTGAAAGATTACAACATCTTTTTTGCGACAATGCGGAAGTCGGGAAAGGATAACTCTGGTGAGAAAATTTGCCGCAGGGTATTACTAAGTTCTGAGGAGGGGTTATCAGAACAGGAGAAAGACAAAGCATTTTTACAAGATAATCATGGTCATTTGGTGGTTGACCATGATTTGTTTAACCATGAGGGAGTGACGGAAGATGGCATATTACAGCATTGCACAGGCTGA